The following proteins are co-located in the Carassius carassius chromosome 39, fCarCar2.1, whole genome shotgun sequence genome:
- the LOC132121237 gene encoding pleckstrin homology domain-containing family M member 1-like, translated as MLATQTPESGPEARDGKQWIKEKIARTLKVLQKRYITTDTAVTSEDLEANLLCCALEAVFIHGIKSKFIRFDGSHARKGGSRGSLPQPVFWSLLKTVTHRDVVQELERLSFINSDIGRCRAWVRLALNDGLLECYLTSLFREGSNLGSYYQPGALLLDAEDREVLLTLLQGLSSMTFQLSYKSAVLNEWTNTPLVLAGLCPPTPADEHLVGLKRKESWDTVSQSSGGSGGSGGSDWAQEVLQREPRKEQSEGCEPNTLLTSSNLSLDTSGSSQLSSSLSSDSLLQGQELRSPEKEHWSCDTEISQHTQQKISATEESGCSDQDLKEDLDVSIPASDSAARAVDTSTHTQDTHQSDAHVSEQSKASSEKMSAETEEGTAEESEALEKTVIETAESEQKKDSSDDTWTEKTSDPDAVSPETFTVSSSVEQPQLAAYIQKTSSDSLYSSCKSTSWISEDDFYKPEERGSSEAYAVIDVVQMNGAVPPTSEPDTVQPPPSVVHRRPNGLRNPFRGLLKLGQLQRRGAVAMWRDYYCELSPFELRLYINAEERICYENLSLLRCEDVHLSSSNEGRFRLSFPGKRIYLRAPSRGEAEDWVDRIVEAINKLRPTMRDEQWEVLHTSSDQDVPSQTPSSPKHIISGLPDPPPLDWTRLKDPEPDAVKEALVYQKLEEKGWRSVLLSLSLEALRGYRVQGDSKVLLFSYSIGSIRDVVPDVSLGSPAFFKVLTAQETLTLRAESGEAARGWRSLIRGALDSYLETEDDGVTQGVSAVVQHRRKGDGGLLSHLSTVPNERGLDAQNFKCAGCPRQIGMSLGRARLCEFSGQYYCESCHQGDTTIIPSRMLHNWDLTMHEVSKQAFKLLTQIEHEPLLNLDLLNPDLFDHTDIMAEVRSLRQRLRFLGDYILICRSGISKQIQPRLQQRTYLLDNSDLYSVLDLQQIADGHYESYLKSLIQFGTKHVLNCDLCTQRGFICQICNTDNIIFPFQFDSTTRCNVCKTVFHSSCKAKCPVCPRCVRIQKYMKRDLED; from the exons ATGTTGGCCACCCAAACACCTGAGAGCGGCCCGGAGGCAAGAGATGGAAAACAG TGGATCAAGGAAAAGATCGCACGGACCCTAAAAGTCCTGCAGAAGCGGTACATCACCACAGACACGGCGGTCACCAGCGAGGACCTGGAGGCTAACCTGCTGTGTTGTGCTTTGGAGGCGGTCTTCATCCATGGAATCAAGAGCAAGTTTATTCGATTTGATGGAAGTCACGCGCGCAAAGGAGGGTCTCGAGGATCCCTTCCTCAGCCCGTCTTCTGGAGCCTGTTGAAGACCGTCACCCACAG GGATGTCGTTCAAGAACTGGAACGTCTAAGCTTCATAAACTCAGACATTGGGCGCTGCAGAGCATGGGTTCGCCTGGCGCTAAATGACGGGCTTCTGGAGTGTTACCTGACCTCGCTGTTTCGCGAAGGGTCCAACTTGGGCTCGTACTATCAGCCCGGGGCTCTTTTGCTGGATGCGGAGGACCGCGAGGTTCTCCTCACCCTCCTGCAGGGTTTGTCCTCGATGACCTTCCAGCTCTCTTATAAATCAGCTGTGCTGAATGAGTGGACCAACACACCTCTGGTCCTCGCGGGTCTGTGTCCCCCAACGCCAGCCGATGAGCACCTTGTAGGCCTCAAGCGCAAAGAGTCTTGGGATACGGTCTCCCAGTCATCCGGAGGGTCTGGAGGCTCTGGAGGCTCAGACTGGGCTCAGGAGGTGCTCCAGAGGGAGCCCAGGAAAGAGCAGAGCGAGGGATGTGAGCCGAACACTCTGCTGACGTCGTCAAACCTGAGTCTGGACACGTCTGGATCATCACAGCTGTCCTCCAGCCTGAGCTCTGATAGTCTGCTGCAGGGTCAGGAGCTCAGGAGTCCAGAGAAGGAGCACTGGAGCTGTGACACGGAGATCAGCCAACACACACAACAGAAGATCAGCGCTACAGA AGAGAGCGGTTGCTCTGATCAGGACTTGAAGGAAGACTTGGATGTCTCCATACCAGCTTCAGACTCTGCAGCACGAGCTGTTGatacgagcacacacacacaggacacacaTCAATCAGATGCACACGTCTCAGAACAATCTAAAGCAAGCTCAGAAAAGATGTCAGCTGAGACGGAAGAAGGGACAGCGGAAGAATCCGAGGCTCTAGAAAAAACCGTCATCGAGACTGCAGAAAGTGAGCAGAAGAAAGACTCATCTGATGATACTTGGACCGAAAAGACCTCTGACCCTGATGCTGTTTCTCCAGAGACCTTTACCGTCTCTAGTTCAGTGGAGCAACCCCAGCTTGCTGCATACATACAGAAAACCTCCTCCGACTCTCTCTATTCCTCCTGC AAATCCACATCTTGGATATCAGAGGATGACTTCTACAAGCCAGAAGAAAGGGGCAGTTCTGAAGCATATGCCGTCATTGACGTTGTGCAGATGAACGGAGCGGTGCCACCTACCTCTGAACCAGACACCGTCCAGCCTCCACCTAGTGTAGTGCACCGGAGACCCAACG gtCTTCGTAACCCGTTCAGGGGTCTGCTGAAGCTGGGTCAGCTGCAGCGCCGCGGTGCGGTGGCCATGTGGCGAGATTATTACTGCGAGCTCTCTCCGTTTGAGCTGCGGCTTTACATCAACGCAGAGGAGCGCATCTGCTATGAAAACCTGTCCCTGCTGCGCTGCGAAGACGTCCACCTGTCCTCCAGTAACGAGGGCCGATTCCGGCTCTCCTTCCCAGGCAAAAGAATCTACCTGCGCGCTCCGTCTCGAGGAGAGGCGGAGGACTGGGTTGATCGCATCGTGGAGGCTATCAACAAACTACGGCCCACAATGAGAGACGAACAGTGGGAGGTGCTCCACACGTCCAGCGACCAGGACGTCCCCTCACAGACACCCTCAAGCCCCAAACACATCATCTCAGGACTTCCAGATCCTCCACCGTTAGATTGGACCCGTCTTAAGGACCCAGAGCCAGATGCCGTAAAGGAAGCGCTGGTCTATCAGAAGTTGGAGGAGAAGGGTTGGCGCTCTGTTTTACTCTCGCTCTCCTTGGAGGCCCTCAGGGGGTACCGGGTCCAAGGGGACTCCAAGGTGCTCCTCTTCTCATACTCCATTGGGAGCATCAGGGATGTAGTTCCTGATGTTTCTTTAGGAAGTCCTGCGTTCTTTAAGGTTCTGACTGCGCAGGAGACTCTGACGCTGCGGGCGGAGAGCGGAGAGGCAGCGCGAGGATGGAGGAGTCTGATCAGAGGAGCTCTCGACTCGTATCTGGAGACGGAGGATGATGGGGTGACTCAGGGCGTCTCAGCAGTGGTCCAACACAGACGGAAGGGTGATGGGGGGCTGCTGTCTCACCTGTCTACTGTCCCGAATGAGAGGGGACTAGATGCACAAAACTTTAAATGTGCAG GTTGCCCTCGTCAGATCGGGATGTCTCTGGGGAGAGCCAGGCTCTGTGAGTTCTCGGGTCAGTATTACTGTGAGAGCTGTCATCAGGGAGACACCACCATCATCCCCTCACGCATGCTGCACAACTGGGACCTCACAATGCATGAG GTCTCAAAACAAGCCTTTAAGTTGCTGACACAGATTGAGCACGAGCCGCTCCTGAACCTTGACCTTTTGAACCCTGACCTGTTTGATCACACTGACATCATGGCTGAAGTACGGAGTCTGAGACAGAGGCTGCGTTTCCTTGGAGATTACATCCTCATCTGCCGCAGTGGCATCAGCAAACAGATCCaacccag acTTCAGCAGCGGACATACTTACTGGATAACAGTGATCTCTACAGTGTATTGGACTTGCAGCAG ATCGCAGACGGGCACTACGAATCTTACCTGAAGTCTCTGATTCAGTTTGGGACCAAGCACGTGCTCAACTGTGACCTTTGCACCCAAAGGGGCTTTATATGTCAGATCTGCAACACCGACAACATCATCTTCCCTTTTCAGTTCGACAGCACCACCAG GTGTAACGTCTGCAAGACCGTGTTTCATTCCTCCTGTAAGGCCAAGTGTCCGGTCTGTCCACGCTGCGTTCGCATACAGAAGTACATGAAGAGGGACTTGGAGGACTGA
- the ifnphi4 gene encoding interferon phi 4: MELRLVQLCLLLSACGFSSVLGCRWIKHKFQHHHGVSLDLIRKKGEKVHNDHEDVNPIPYELINNHRRAEPEKQILFVIQALKEITVLFDDAVVPWDAKKLEDFLNVMHEEIDGLRSCGAYKMKRNKKLHLYFERLRRMTGLNMEGRDHSWEIVRKRIISFMNQLEFFSFNTHV; encoded by the exons ATGGAGCTTCGTTTGGTGCAGCTGTGTCTTCTTCTGTCTGCGTGCGGGTTCAGCTCTGTGCTGGGCTGCAGGTGGATCAAACACAAGTTTCAGCACCACCATGGAGTCTCTTTGGATCTGATCAGAAAGAAG gGTGAGAAAGTCCATAATGACCATGAAGATGTCAACCCAATCCCATATGAACTGATCAATAACCACAGAAGAGCAGAG CCTGAGAAACAGATCCTGTTCGTCATTCAGGCTCTGAAGGAGATCACTGTCCTCTTTGACGATGCTGTCGTCCCCTGGGACGCTAAAAAACTGGAAGATTTCTTAAATGTCATGCATGAGGAGATTGATGGACTGCGCTCATgt GGTGCTTACAAAATGAAGAGGAACAAAAAGTTGCATCTGTATTTTGAAAGACTGAGACGAATGACAGGGCTGAACATG GAGGGTAGAGATCACAGCTGGGAGATCGTCAGAAAACGGATCATAAGTTTCATGAACCAGCTGGAGTTCTTCTCTTTCAACACTCATGTTTAA